A single window of Desulfovibrio psychrotolerans DNA harbors:
- a CDS encoding DUF502 domain-containing protein, giving the protein MIQAPQEKTGIISGIRRFIKANLLAGILFLVPLVSTFLILRMVVRWVDKSLLLIPPAYRPEEFLPYKVPGLGFILVLVVLLVTGVLVRNLLGRKLVALWDAVLYRIPFVSSFYKAVKQLVETICNGGTKDFKRVVLIEYPRKGLYTLGFVTGVAVGEIQQKTAKHVLNIFVPTTPNPTSGFYLMVPEEDVIPLEMGVEDAFKVLMSGGILSPDKRDRNGNKEKTNAETAQEDSPL; this is encoded by the coding sequence ATGATACAGGCGCCACAGGAAAAAACAGGGATAATCAGCGGCATCCGCCGCTTCATCAAGGCCAATCTTCTTGCGGGCATTCTGTTTCTGGTTCCGCTGGTATCTACGTTTCTCATCCTGCGCATGGTTGTGCGCTGGGTGGACAAGTCGCTGCTGCTTATCCCGCCTGCCTACAGGCCGGAAGAGTTTCTTCCGTACAAGGTGCCGGGACTGGGCTTTATTCTGGTGCTGGTGGTTTTGCTGGTCACGGGTGTTCTGGTGCGCAATCTGCTGGGGCGCAAGCTGGTGGCCCTGTGGGATGCCGTTTTATACCGCATTCCCTTTGTCAGCAGCTTCTACAAAGCCGTAAAGCAGCTTGTGGAAACCATATGCAACGGCGGGACCAAAGATTTTAAGCGCGTGGTGCTTATAGAGTATCCGCGTAAGGGACTGTACACGCTCGGGTTCGTCACCGGCGTGGCCGTGGGAGAGATTCAGCAGAAAACGGCAAAGCATGTGCTGAATATCTTTGTTCCCACAACCCCCAACCCGACGTCCGGCTTTTATCTGATGGTGCCGGAAGAGGATGTTATCCCTCTTGAAATGGGAGTGGAGGACGCCTTCAAGGTACTTATGTCCGGGGGCATACTCAGCCCGGACAAGCGTGACAGGAACGGAAACAAAGAAAAAACAAACGCGGAAACCGCTCAGGAGGACTCCCCGCTATGA
- a CDS encoding chemotaxis protein, whose amino-acid sequence MTQNSILLESGTNELEIIEFFIAEEDSSGRQYTGYYAMNVAKVLEIIRKPDVTGMPSKHHAAALGTFNLRGRVLPLVDLSVWLGKTMVTSQANKVIVSEFSGVVTAFLVSGVTRIHRLSWSQVEAPGEHMRAFSQDSITGVVRFEDRILFILDMEKIVASMNPRLRMDHTIKDMPPEETDEEYRALVVDDSSSIRNMIVHTMEKAGFVCTQAFNGAEAWDMVQAWKRRAEEQGKPLTDFVDLIVSDIEMPEMDGHNFTRRVKQDPVLQKLPVILFSSLITESLRHKGVAVGADDQVSKPDLPSLTERAKGLIRKYHGK is encoded by the coding sequence ATGACGCAGAACAGTATTCTGCTTGAATCAGGAACCAACGAGCTGGAAATCATAGAATTCTTCATTGCCGAAGAAGATTCCTCCGGCAGACAATACACGGGCTATTACGCCATGAACGTGGCCAAGGTTCTGGAAATAATCCGCAAGCCCGATGTTACGGGCATGCCGAGCAAACACCACGCTGCCGCGCTCGGCACCTTTAACCTGCGGGGAAGGGTCTTGCCGCTCGTAGACCTTTCCGTCTGGCTGGGCAAAACCATGGTAACGTCGCAAGCCAACAAGGTTATTGTTTCCGAGTTCAGCGGCGTGGTCACAGCCTTTCTGGTTTCCGGCGTTACCCGCATCCATCGCCTCAGCTGGAGTCAGGTGGAAGCGCCGGGTGAGCACATGCGCGCCTTCAGTCAGGACTCCATCACCGGCGTGGTGCGGTTTGAAGACCGCATCCTGTTCATTCTGGATATGGAGAAGATCGTCGCCTCCATGAACCCGCGCCTGCGCATGGACCACACCATAAAAGACATGCCCCCGGAAGAGACGGATGAGGAATACCGCGCACTGGTGGTGGACGATTCCAGCTCCATCCGTAATATGATCGTGCATACTATGGAAAAGGCGGGTTTTGTCTGCACACAGGCGTTCAACGGCGCCGAGGCGTGGGATATGGTGCAGGCATGGAAACGCCGTGCCGAGGAGCAGGGCAAGCCCCTCACGGATTTTGTGGATCTGATTGTTTCCGATATTGAGATGCCGGAAATGGACGGCCACAACTTCACCAGACGCGTGAAGCAGGACCCTGTGCTGCAGAAGCTGCCCGTCATCCTGTTCTCATCACTCATCACAGAAAGCCTGCGGCACAAGGGCGTTGCGGTGGGGGCAGACGATCAGGTTTCCAAACCGGACCTGCCCTCGTTGACCGAGCGCGCCAAGGGGCTTATCCGCAAATATCACGGCAAATAG
- the nth gene encoding endonuclease III, with product MLEKSERALLVLQRLHARYPEPETHLVHASPWQLLVATVLAAQCTDERVNKVTPELFRRWPGPAELARADVAELETVVHSTGFYRNKAKNLIGAAERIMRMHGGEVPRTMEELVALPGLARKTANVVLWGGFGINEGMAVDTHVKRIAFRLGLTESDNPVVVERDLLPLFPASEWGNVNHMLVWFGRHVCDARNPACGMCEMQDICPRCGVAERKMKDSADQDKKPSAGRGSKPLAKRGRR from the coding sequence ATGCTTGAAAAATCAGAAAGGGCCCTGCTGGTGCTGCAACGGCTGCATGCCCGGTATCCGGAACCGGAAACGCATCTGGTGCACGCCTCGCCGTGGCAACTGCTTGTGGCCACCGTGCTTGCGGCGCAGTGTACAGACGAGCGCGTGAACAAGGTCACGCCGGAACTGTTCCGCCGCTGGCCCGGACCGGCGGAGCTTGCGCGTGCGGATGTGGCGGAACTGGAGACGGTTGTGCATTCCACCGGCTTTTACCGCAACAAGGCGAAGAATCTCATCGGCGCGGCCGAGCGTATTATGCGGATGCATGGCGGCGAGGTGCCCCGCACCATGGAGGAGTTGGTGGCCCTTCCGGGGCTTGCGCGAAAGACCGCCAACGTGGTGCTCTGGGGCGGCTTCGGCATAAACGAGGGCATGGCCGTGGACACGCACGTCAAGCGCATCGCCTTCCGCCTTGGGCTGACGGAATCAGACAATCCCGTTGTGGTCGAGCGCGACCTGCTGCCGCTGTTCCCGGCGTCCGAATGGGGTAATGTGAATCATATGCTGGTGTGGTTCGGCAGGCATGTGTGCGATGCGCGCAATCCCGCATGCGGTATGTGTGAAATGCAGGATATCTGCCCGCGTTGCGGGGTGGCGGAACGGAAAATGAAAGACTCTGCGGACCAAGACAAAAAGCCCTCTGCCGGGCGCGGAAGCAAGCCTTTGGCAAAGCGGGGCAGGCGATGA
- a CDS encoding ribonuclease H-like domain-containing protein, protein MIRSTFCHLQGVGGGAEQRLWDAGLLTWEDALHAVRQGKLPVRKPSPEQLRALLEDSAQHLALRDAAWFGARMPANQQWRLLPEFMDSVACVDIETTGLSWPHAHITTIALYDGTSVRTYVHGENLEAFAEDIARYDLLITFNGKCFDVPFIERSFGITLRCGHVDLRYVFKALGYSGGLKRVEKVLGIDRGELDGVDGFLAVLLWRHYRRTGDRRALETLLAYNVEDVLNLLPLAVWACNRHMESTPLSDRYRLQEPPQTENPFAASSEILYTVTQGA, encoded by the coding sequence ATGATCCGTTCCACCTTCTGTCATTTGCAGGGCGTGGGCGGCGGCGCGGAGCAGCGGCTGTGGGATGCCGGGCTCCTCACGTGGGAAGATGCCCTGCATGCGGTGCGGCAGGGCAAGCTGCCCGTGCGCAAACCCTCCCCTGAACAGTTGCGTGCCCTGCTGGAAGATTCCGCGCAGCATCTGGCATTGCGCGATGCGGCATGGTTCGGCGCCCGCATGCCCGCCAACCAGCAATGGCGCCTGCTGCCGGAATTCATGGATTCCGTGGCCTGCGTGGACATAGAAACCACAGGCCTTTCATGGCCGCACGCCCACATCACCACCATCGCGCTGTATGACGGAACCTCCGTGCGCACTTACGTGCACGGCGAGAATCTGGAAGCCTTTGCAGAAGACATCGCCCGCTACGACCTGCTCATCACCTTTAACGGCAAGTGCTTCGACGTGCCGTTCATAGAGCGTAGCTTCGGCATTACCCTGCGCTGCGGCCATGTGGACCTGCGCTATGTATTCAAGGCCTTGGGATACTCCGGCGGCCTGAAGCGTGTGGAAAAGGTGCTGGGCATAGACCGGGGCGAACTTGACGGGGTGGACGGCTTTCTTGCGGTGCTGCTGTGGCGGCACTACCGGCGCACGGGCGACAGGCGGGCGCTGGAAACCCTGCTCGCCTACAACGTGGAAGATGTGCTCAACCTGTTGCCGCTGGCGGTATGGGCATGCAACAGGCATATGGAGTCTACGCCCCTGTCGGATCGTTACAGGTTGCAGGAGCCGCCGCAGACCGAGAATCCGTTTGCTGCATCGTCCGAGATACTCTATACTGTTACTCAAGGTGCGTGA
- the metK gene encoding methionine adenosyltransferase has protein sequence MINKNGKYHFTSESVTEGHPDKVADAISDAVLDTLLEQDPNSRVACETLVTTGMAVIAGEITTKGYADLPQVVRETIREIGYTSSAMGFDCDTCAVISSIDKQSPDIAQGVDRSAPEEQGAGDQGMMFGFACNETPTLMPAPIYWAHQLSQTLTRVRKEGVLNFLRPDGKTEVSFEYVNGKPVRIDTVVVSAQHSPDVTQEEIVDGITREVIRKTLPADLLDSATRIFVNTTGRFVIGGPMGDCGLTGRKIIQDTYGGMGHHGGGAFSGKDPSKVDRSAAYMGRYIAKNVVAAGLAPSCEVQIAYVIGVAEPVSVLATSFGTSEVPDEVLTKAVKEVFDLRPYGITKTLDLKRPIYKKTSCYGHFGRELPEFTWEHTNAVDDLRTAAKV, from the coding sequence ATGATCAACAAGAACGGCAAGTATCATTTTACGTCCGAATCCGTGACGGAAGGCCATCCGGACAAAGTGGCAGACGCCATTTCCGATGCAGTGCTGGACACCCTGCTTGAACAGGACCCCAATTCCCGCGTGGCCTGCGAAACCCTGGTGACCACCGGCATGGCCGTTATCGCCGGTGAAATTACCACCAAGGGCTACGCCGACCTGCCGCAGGTGGTGCGCGAAACCATCCGCGAAATTGGGTACACCAGCTCCGCCATGGGTTTTGACTGCGATACCTGCGCGGTTATTTCCTCCATAGACAAGCAGTCGCCCGACATTGCACAGGGCGTGGACCGCAGCGCCCCTGAAGAACAGGGCGCAGGCGACCAGGGCATGATGTTCGGCTTTGCCTGCAATGAAACCCCCACCCTGATGCCCGCTCCCATCTACTGGGCGCACCAGCTTTCCCAGACGCTTACCCGCGTGCGCAAAGAAGGTGTTCTGAACTTCCTGCGCCCCGACGGCAAGACCGAAGTTTCCTTTGAATATGTGAACGGCAAGCCCGTGCGCATAGACACGGTTGTGGTATCCGCCCAGCACTCCCCTGATGTGACGCAGGAAGAGATTGTGGACGGCATTACCCGCGAGGTTATCCGCAAGACCCTGCCTGCCGACCTGCTGGACAGCGCCACCCGCATCTTCGTCAATACCACGGGCCGGTTCGTTATCGGCGGTCCCATGGGCGACTGCGGCCTGACCGGACGCAAAATCATTCAGGACACCTACGGCGGCATGGGCCACCACGGCGGCGGCGCGTTTTCCGGCAAGGACCCCTCCAAGGTGGACCGCTCCGCAGCGTACATGGGCCGCTACATTGCCAAGAACGTGGTGGCAGCCGGACTTGCTCCCTCCTGCGAAGTGCAGATTGCCTACGTTATCGGCGTGGCCGAGCCTGTTTCTGTGCTGGCGACCTCGTTCGGCACCTCCGAGGTGCCGGATGAAGTGCTGACCAAGGCCGTGAAGGAAGTGTTTGACCTGCGCCCCTACGGCATCACCAAAACGCTGGACCTGAAGCGCCCCATCTACAAAAAGACCTCCTGCTACGGGCACTTTGGCCGCGAACTGCCCGAATTTACGTGGGAACACACCAACGCCGTGGACGACCTGCGCACCGCAGCCAAGGTGTAA
- a CDS encoding DUF4344 domain-containing metallopeptidase yields MLHHEPGNAPAFSIPGPCSILTRLRVRSVSFPLILIALLLAAPAFSAQRGSVRVTYERADREEARIVQLLRENNIGREVARVINDLNCLPHDVVIRFGTQEGPQYAPALHNRPAEIHFPYAFVIELQNLFARNGYTDSPQALEQATLDAVLHTLFHEIGHAIIDMLNISVTGGEEDAVDSLAAILLIESYENGGDIALNAADAFSLFAAEREELGEWPQGIPEPEGQTSGQTPGQSSAMLDAMTEHSLDQHRFEAIACLIYGSNPERYTFIAEDLALTDMDAASCVENYAKQAEYWFSLLQQ; encoded by the coding sequence ATGCTTCACCATGAGCCGGGGAACGCCCCGGCTTTTTCCATACCGGGCCCCTGCTCCATCCTCACGAGGTTACGTGTGCGCTCCGTTTCCTTTCCGCTCATACTGATTGCCCTGCTTCTCGCAGCGCCGGCGTTCTCCGCCCAGCGCGGGTCTGTGCGCGTTACGTATGAACGGGCCGATAGGGAGGAAGCGCGCATAGTGCAACTGCTGCGCGAAAACAACATCGGGCGCGAGGTGGCGCGGGTTATCAACGACCTGAACTGTCTGCCCCACGATGTGGTGATACGCTTCGGAACGCAGGAAGGGCCGCAGTACGCCCCGGCGCTGCACAACCGTCCGGCGGAGATCCATTTTCCCTACGCCTTTGTCATTGAGCTGCAAAACCTGTTTGCAAGGAACGGCTACACGGACAGCCCGCAGGCACTGGAACAGGCAACGCTTGATGCGGTGCTGCATACCCTGTTCCACGAGATCGGGCACGCCATCATAGACATGCTGAACATTTCCGTAACCGGCGGAGAAGAGGATGCGGTGGATTCTCTTGCCGCCATTCTGCTCATAGAATCCTATGAAAATGGCGGTGACATTGCGTTGAACGCGGCAGATGCCTTCTCTCTGTTTGCTGCGGAGAGAGAGGAGCTGGGCGAATGGCCGCAGGGTATTCCTGAACCTGAAGGCCAGACTTCCGGCCAGACTCCCGGGCAGTCTTCCGCCATGCTGGATGCCATGACCGAGCACAGCCTTGACCAGCACAGGTTTGAAGCCATTGCCTGCCTCATTTACGGCAGCAACCCGGAGCGCTACACATTTATCGCCGAAGACCTTGCCCTTACGGACATGGACGCCGCAAGCTGCGTGGAAAACTACGCCAAGCAGGCTGAGTACTGGTTCTCGCTGTTGCAACAGTAA
- the panC gene encoding pantoate--beta-alanine ligase, protein MQIITDPSQLQQTCLQWRAQGQRIALVPTMGFFHAGHESLMEHARTVADKVVVTLFVNPTQFGPGEDLEAYPRDHDRDTAVASARGVDVLFMPAPGTMYEADHATWVEVPELARGLCGLTRPTHFRGVCTVVLKLFMLTLPHMAFFGQKDWQQLAIIRRMTRDLNVPVHVEGRPIVREQDGLALSSRNVYLLPDERRQAPAIRAGLCLAADMAARGEKDTATLAEAIRTYWREHLPAGTEDYLAFVHPESLAPVTRMDGQVLCAVAVRLGKARLIDNILMGS, encoded by the coding sequence GACCTGCCTGCAGTGGCGGGCGCAGGGCCAGCGTATTGCGCTGGTTCCGACCATGGGCTTTTTTCACGCCGGACATGAAAGCCTGATGGAGCACGCACGCACCGTAGCGGACAAGGTAGTGGTGACGCTGTTTGTCAATCCTACGCAGTTCGGCCCCGGAGAAGATCTGGAAGCCTACCCGCGCGACCATGACCGGGATACCGCCGTGGCTTCCGCCAGAGGCGTGGACGTGCTTTTCATGCCCGCCCCCGGAACCATGTATGAGGCGGACCACGCCACATGGGTGGAAGTGCCCGAACTTGCCCGCGGCCTGTGCGGACTGACGCGGCCCACACACTTTCGGGGCGTTTGCACGGTTGTGCTCAAACTGTTCATGCTCACGCTGCCGCACATGGCCTTTTTCGGACAGAAGGACTGGCAGCAGCTTGCCATCATCAGGCGTATGACGCGCGACCTGAACGTGCCGGTACATGTGGAGGGACGACCCATTGTGCGTGAGCAAGACGGTCTGGCCTTAAGCTCGCGCAATGTCTATCTTCTGCCCGATGAACGCAGGCAGGCACCGGCCATTCGTGCCGGATTGTGCCTTGCCGCAGACATGGCGGCGCGGGGCGAGAAGGATACCGCAACGCTGGCGGAAGCCATACGCACTTACTGGCGTGAGCACCTGCCCGCAGGCACTGAGGATTATCTGGCCTTTGTGCACCCGGAATCGCTTGCTCCGGTCACCCGCATGGACGGCCAGGTGCTGTGCGCCGTGGCGGTGCGGCTGGGCAAAGCGCGACTGATAGACAACATACTTATGGGCAGCTAG